A region of Methanoregula sp. DNA encodes the following proteins:
- a CDS encoding MFS transporter produces MPCTILTEAMDDSPFTLKHAHIWFLSSMGIFLDGFDLFVLSIALPLIIVQFSATPLEQGIVGAAAVIGAIFGALIGGKLCDRFGRKKVFIADLFIFIIFAVLSAFAWNIESLILFRFLLGVGIGADYPACASYVSEFMPKRIRGRMLIAAFSFQAVGIFVAAGVGLLILALYPSESSWRWMMVAGAVPALVILVLRRGLPESARWHIQRREWKLAVGVVRYMIPDFTMKEGIKPPVADIVQKKPEKEPARPSFMSSYAELFTQKNLQKTILITVPWFFMDFAFYGVGIFSPILIASMLGTHATGLNFIAQDFYSTGYTVLLDVFLILGFILNILFVEKLGRIRLQLAGFIGMAAGLFILAASASGSETIIALAFVGFGLFNLLQNWGPNATTFLLPAELFPTRLRATAHGFASGFAKIGAACGIIFVPLMKSSYGVSYTVIIMGIICLIAFVVTWLTRIDMTGRSLEELEERPHPLP; encoded by the coding sequence ATGCCGTGCACAATACTTACCGAAGCGATGGATGATTCCCCGTTCACCCTGAAGCATGCCCATATCTGGTTCCTCTCATCAATGGGGATCTTCCTTGACGGGTTTGATCTTTTCGTCTTGTCCATTGCCCTGCCGCTCATTATCGTCCAGTTCTCCGCAACGCCACTCGAACAAGGCATAGTTGGGGCTGCAGCGGTCATCGGAGCGATCTTCGGGGCGCTCATCGGGGGTAAGCTCTGCGACCGTTTCGGCAGGAAGAAGGTCTTTATTGCAGATCTTTTCATATTCATCATCTTTGCAGTCCTGTCGGCATTTGCCTGGAACATAGAGTCTCTCATCCTCTTCCGGTTCCTCCTGGGTGTCGGCATCGGCGCAGACTATCCGGCCTGTGCCTCTTATGTCAGTGAGTTCATGCCGAAACGGATCCGGGGCAGGATGCTGATCGCCGCATTCAGCTTCCAGGCAGTTGGTATCTTCGTTGCTGCCGGTGTCGGGCTCCTCATCCTTGCCCTCTACCCATCTGAATCGTCTTGGCGCTGGATGATGGTTGCCGGCGCCGTTCCCGCACTCGTGATCCTTGTACTACGGCGGGGTCTCCCGGAGAGCGCCCGGTGGCATATCCAGCGGAGGGAGTGGAAACTCGCGGTGGGAGTTGTCCGCTACATGATACCGGATTTCACTATGAAGGAGGGGATCAAGCCCCCGGTGGCAGATATTGTGCAAAAGAAGCCGGAAAAAGAACCGGCAAGGCCATCTTTCATGAGCTCGTATGCCGAACTCTTCACCCAAAAGAACTTGCAGAAGACCATTCTCATCACGGTTCCGTGGTTTTTCATGGACTTTGCCTTTTACGGTGTCGGGATATTTAGCCCCATCCTCATCGCATCCATGCTCGGCACGCACGCGACCGGGCTCAATTTCATAGCACAGGATTTCTACTCGACCGGGTATACGGTGTTACTCGACGTCTTTTTAATCCTCGGTTTTATTCTCAATATTCTCTTCGTTGAGAAGCTTGGCAGGATCCGGCTCCAGCTTGCAGGTTTTATCGGCATGGCGGCCGGCCTGTTCATCCTAGCCGCATCAGCGTCCGGTTCCGAGACCATCATCGCCCTCGCGTTTGTCGGGTTCGGTCTCTTTAACCTCCTCCAGAACTGGGGGCCGAATGCAACGACATTCCTCCTCCCCGCGGAGCTCTTCCCTACCCGTCTCCGCGCAACCGCACACGGTTTTGCGTCAGGGTTTGCCAAGATCGGTGCGGCCTGCGGGATCATCTTCGTCCCGCTGATGAAATCATCGTACGGCGTCAGTTATACGGTTATCATCATGGGCATCATCTGCCTCATCGCCTTCGTTGTGACCTGGTTGACACGGATCGATATGACCGGACGTTCCCTGGAGGAGCTGGAGGAGCGCCCGCACCCCTTGCCGTAA
- a CDS encoding ATP-binding protein, translated as MTLKVWRPGRLASGITLPELFTSHASILRNKGIAQVLYDIGWIERWGGGIQKMCRASAEAGIPEPVFQEDQGFSVLFRKDVFNRDYLVRAGLSERLISAVLYAKENGKITNADYQRIAGLSAATARRDLKNLVTKEYFRDEGFTKKGSITSSNTVNKLSRDMEMTHK; from the coding sequence ATGACCCTGAAAGTATGGAGACCGGGACGGCTGGCTTCCGGGATCACATTACCAGAATTGTTTACTTCGCATGCATCAATCCTGCGGAACAAGGGAATCGCACAGGTACTGTATGATATCGGCTGGATCGAACGGTGGGGCGGTGGAATACAGAAGATGTGCCGTGCCAGCGCAGAGGCCGGAATCCCTGAACCGGTATTCCAGGAAGACCAGGGCTTCTCGGTACTATTCCGGAAAGATGTGTTTAACCGGGATTATCTCGTGCGGGCAGGATTATCGGAGCGGCTGATATCCGCAGTGCTCTATGCAAAAGAGAACGGGAAAATTACCAATGCGGATTATCAGCGGATCGCTGGTTTATCAGCAGCGACAGCACGACGAGATCTCAAAAATCTTGTTACTAAGGAATATTTTAGAGATGAAGGGTTTACAAAAAAGGGATCTATTACGTCCTCAAACACCGTCAATAAATTATCACGTGACATGGAAATGACGCATAAATGA
- a CDS encoding nucleotidyltransferase family protein, which translates to MLTITRDEILDLLRSLQDDLTARYKVRRIGVFGSFARKEARDDSDVDILVDFKEGADLFDLIELSVYLEKKIGRHVDLATPRALRPEIRDGVYRDVVYA; encoded by the coding sequence ATGTTAACGATAACCCGTGATGAGATTCTTGACCTGCTCAGGTCCTTACAGGATGATCTTACCGCACGGTATAAAGTCCGCAGGATTGGCGTGTTCGGCTCATTTGCCCGGAAAGAAGCACGGGATGACAGCGATGTGGACATCCTCGTCGATTTTAAAGAAGGAGCAGATCTCTTTGATCTCATTGAGCTTTCAGTGTATCTCGAAAAAAAAATCGGGAGACATGTTGATCTTGCTACCCCACGGGCGCTTCGTCCGGAGATCCGTGACGGGGTTTACCGGGATGTTGTGTACGCATGA
- a CDS encoding HepT-like ribonuclease domain-containing protein: MSYEAFVDDDRTLSAVLYKFAVMGEATKLLPEQIRLQYPDIPWRSIAGLRDKVIHGYIGVDYELLWETISKKIPLVIEGLHTILDNAN; encoded by the coding sequence ATGTCATATGAAGCATTCGTTGATGATGACAGGACACTTTCTGCGGTGCTGTACAAGTTTGCCGTGATGGGTGAAGCTACAAAACTTTTACCGGAACAGATACGTTTACAGTACCCGGATATTCCCTGGCGGAGCATTGCCGGCCTGCGGGATAAAGTAATCCACGGTTATATTGGCGTAGATTATGAGCTTCTGTGGGAAACGATCTCAAAGAAAATCCCTCTTGTCATTGAGGGACTGCATACAATTCTTGATAATGCCAACTGA